One Salmo trutta chromosome 12, fSalTru1.1, whole genome shotgun sequence genomic region harbors:
- the hexb gene encoding beta-hexosaminidase subunit beta isoform X1, producing the protein MIATLKFTTLLLAVVVCWATQDYGYKDVEEPTLGDSQYGSLWPLPQKVQMSTVAFKLSGASFQIVDAKESSSGASCSLLQNAYRRYDEYIFPISRMQGQNKKKAFASDVSELQVWITSADSECDSYPSVTSDESYELSVDSPVAVLKAPKVWGALRGLETFSQLVYDDEYGAKSINRTEIQDFPRFAHRGLLLDTSRHFLPIKVILANLEAMAWNKFNVFHWHIVDDHSFPYMSRTFPQLSQQGAYHPYTHVYTPSDVKMIIEFARLRGIRVVSEFDTPGHTQSWGKGQKDLLTPCYSGTSPSGSFGPVNPILNTTYDFMTMFFKEVSTVFPDAYIHLGGDEVDFSCWKSNPDIQKFMAQQGFGTDYSKLESFYIQRLLDIVTTTNKGYMIWQEVIDNGVKLKADTLIHVWKGNQQQYQAEMARVTASGYQTLLSTPWYLNRISYGQDWQAAYKADPQDFNGTDAQKKLVVGGEACLWGEFVDATNLTPRLWPRASAVGERLWSDKDVKDTNDAYSRLIQHRCRMVQRGIPAEPLFTGYCAHEYKGV; encoded by the exons ATGATCGCGACGCTGAAGTTTACAACATTATTACTTGCTGTTGTTGTCTGCTGGGCAACGCAAGATTATGGTTATAAAGATGTCGAGGAGCCTACTCTGGGTGATTCTCAGTATGGATCTCTCTGGCCGTTGCCTCAGAAAGTCCAAATGTCAACGGTAGCGTTCAAACTCAGCGGTGCTAGTTTCCAGATAGTTGACGCGAAAGAATCGTCTTCCGGTgcgagctgcagccttcttcaAAATGCATATCGAAG GTATGACGAATACATATTCCCCATTTCCAGAATGCAAGGGCAAAACAAAAAGAAGGCATTTGCCTCTGATGTGTCTGAGTTACAGGTGTGGATCACATCAGCTGACTCTGAGTGTGACAGCTACCCCAGTGTGACATCTGACGAGTCAT ACGAACTCTCGGTGGACTCTCCTGTTGCTGTGCTGAAAGCACCTAAGGTGTGGGGCGCACTGAGAG GTCTGGAGACTTTTAGCCAGTTGGTGTATGATGATGAATATGGAGCA AAAAGCATCAATAGGACAGAGATCCAGGACTTTCCACGGTTTGCACATCGAGGCCTCTTATTGGACACCTCTCGTCACTTCCTGCCCATCAAAGTCATCTTAGCCAATCTG GAAGCAATGGCGTGGAACAAATTCAATGTGTTCCACTGGCACATAGTGGATGACCACTCCTTCCCCTACATGAGCCGTACCTTCCCCCAGCTGAGCCAGCAG GGAGCATACCACCCGTACACGCATGTGTACACACCCTCTGACGTGAAGATGATCATTGAGTTTGCTCGCCTCAGGGGCATTCGTGTCGTCTCTGAGTTCGACACCCCTGGACACACTCAGTCATGGGGCAAAG GCCAGAAGGACCTACTGACCCCCTGTTACTCTGGAACCAGCCCCTCTGGCTCGTTTGGACCGGTCAACCCTATCCTCAACACCACCTATGACTTCATGACCATGTTCTTCAAGGAGGTCAGCACAGTGTTCCCTGATGCCTACATCCATCTAGGAGGAGACGAGGTTGACTTCAGCTGCTG GAAGTCCAACCCAGACATCCAGAAGTTCATGGCGCAGCAAGGCTTTGGGACGGACTACAGCAAGCTGGAGTCTTTCTACATTCAGAG GCTCTTGGATATCGTCACCACTACCAACAAGGGCTACATGATCTGGCAGGAGGTGATTGACAATGGAGTTAAG CTGAAGGCAGACACGCTAATCCACGTGTGGAAAGGCAACCAGCAGCAGTACCAGGCTGAGATGGCAAGGGTCACAGCATCAGGCTACCAGACCCTGCTCTCCACACCCTGGTACCTGAACCGCATCTCCTACGGCCAAGACTGGCAGGCCGCTTACAAGGCAGACCCACAGGActttaatg GCACAGATGCTCAGAAGAAGCTGGTGGTCGGGGGAGAGGCCTGTCTGTGGGGGGAATTCGTGGACGCTACCAACCTGACCCCCAGACTCTG GCCCCGTGCCAGTGCTGTGGGGGAGCGATTGTGGAGTGACAAGGATGTGAAAGACACAAACGATGCTTATAGTCGTCTGATCCAGCACCGCTGTCGCATGGTCCA GCGTGGTATACCAGCTGAGCCTCTGTTTACAGGTTACTGTGCACATGAGTACAAAGGGGTATGA
- the hexb gene encoding beta-hexosaminidase subunit beta isoform X2, with protein sequence MIATLKFTTLLLAVVVCWATQDYGYKDVEEPTLGDSQYGSLWPLPQKVQMSTVAFKLSGASFQIVDAKESSSGASCSLLQNAYRRYDEYIFPISRMQGQNKKKAFASDVSELQVWITSADSECDSYPSVTSDESYELSVDSPVAVLKAPKVWGALRGLETFSQLVYDDEYGAKSINRTEIQDFPRFAHRGLLLDTSRHFLPIKVILANLEAMAWNKFNVFHWHIVDDHSFPYMSRTFPQLSQQGAYHPYTHVYTPSDVKMIIEFARLRGIRVVSEFDTPGHTQSWGKGQKDLLTPCYSGTSPSGSFGPVNPILNTTYDFMTMFFKEVSTVFPDAYIHLGGDEVDFSCWKSNPDIQKFMAQQGFGTDYSKLESFYIQRLLDIVTTTNKGYMIWQEVIDNGVKLKSNTVVHVWMGNKFEEELQKVTGAGFTTILSAPWYLDYISYGQDWQRYYKVEPLSFNGTDAQKKLVVGGEACLWGEFVDATNLTPRLWPRASAVGERLWSDKDVKDTNDAYSRLIQHRCRMVQRGIPAEPLFTGYCAHEYKGV encoded by the exons ATGATCGCGACGCTGAAGTTTACAACATTATTACTTGCTGTTGTTGTCTGCTGGGCAACGCAAGATTATGGTTATAAAGATGTCGAGGAGCCTACTCTGGGTGATTCTCAGTATGGATCTCTCTGGCCGTTGCCTCAGAAAGTCCAAATGTCAACGGTAGCGTTCAAACTCAGCGGTGCTAGTTTCCAGATAGTTGACGCGAAAGAATCGTCTTCCGGTgcgagctgcagccttcttcaAAATGCATATCGAAG GTATGACGAATACATATTCCCCATTTCCAGAATGCAAGGGCAAAACAAAAAGAAGGCATTTGCCTCTGATGTGTCTGAGTTACAGGTGTGGATCACATCAGCTGACTCTGAGTGTGACAGCTACCCCAGTGTGACATCTGACGAGTCAT ACGAACTCTCGGTGGACTCTCCTGTTGCTGTGCTGAAAGCACCTAAGGTGTGGGGCGCACTGAGAG GTCTGGAGACTTTTAGCCAGTTGGTGTATGATGATGAATATGGAGCA AAAAGCATCAATAGGACAGAGATCCAGGACTTTCCACGGTTTGCACATCGAGGCCTCTTATTGGACACCTCTCGTCACTTCCTGCCCATCAAAGTCATCTTAGCCAATCTG GAAGCAATGGCGTGGAACAAATTCAATGTGTTCCACTGGCACATAGTGGATGACCACTCCTTCCCCTACATGAGCCGTACCTTCCCCCAGCTGAGCCAGCAG GGAGCATACCACCCGTACACGCATGTGTACACACCCTCTGACGTGAAGATGATCATTGAGTTTGCTCGCCTCAGGGGCATTCGTGTCGTCTCTGAGTTCGACACCCCTGGACACACTCAGTCATGGGGCAAAG GCCAGAAGGACCTACTGACCCCCTGTTACTCTGGAACCAGCCCCTCTGGCTCGTTTGGACCGGTCAACCCTATCCTCAACACCACCTATGACTTCATGACCATGTTCTTCAAGGAGGTCAGCACAGTGTTCCCTGATGCCTACATCCATCTAGGAGGAGACGAGGTTGACTTCAGCTGCTG GAAGTCCAACCCAGACATCCAGAAGTTCATGGCGCAGCAAGGCTTTGGGACGGACTACAGCAAGCTGGAGTCTTTCTACATTCAGAG GCTCTTGGATATCGTCACCACTACCAACAAGGGCTACATGATCTGGCAGGAGGTGATTGACAATGGAGTTAAG CTGAAGTCAAACACAGTAGTGCATGTGTGGATGGGGAACAAGTTTGAAGAGGAGCTTCAGAAGGTGACGGGGGCGGGCTTCACCACCATCCTCTCCGCCCCCTGGTACCTAGATTACATTAGCTACGGACAGGACTGGCAGAGGTACTACAAGGTCGAGCCACTCAGCTTCAATG GCACAGATGCTCAGAAGAAGCTGGTGGTCGGGGGAGAGGCCTGTCTGTGGGGGGAATTCGTGGACGCTACCAACCTGACCCCCAGACTCTG GCCCCGTGCCAGTGCTGTGGGGGAGCGATTGTGGAGTGACAAGGATGTGAAAGACACAAACGATGCTTATAGTCGTCTGATCCAGCACCGCTGTCGCATGGTCCA GCGTGGTATACCAGCTGAGCCTCTGTTTACAGGTTACTGTGCACATGAGTACAAAGGGGTATGA
- the gfm2 gene encoding ribosome-releasing factor 2, mitochondrial has protein sequence MRLRAVLGIGIGTFSVLVGGGKGLLKNGPQTCRWRLQGRKQYSFLPDDVKSPRAVVNPDISKIRNIGIMAHIDAGKTTTTERMLYYSGYTRALGDVDDGDTVTDFMDQERERGITIQSAAVTFDWKKHRINLIDTPGHVDFTLEVERALRVLDGAVAVFDASAGVEAQTLTVWRQAEKHHVPCICFLNKMDKPGASLHFSIESIKKKLKANPVLLQIPIGSGKSFTGLIDLITNQQMTWRVKSRAEDGRVFETKSLSQSDDPELLQDAMEARAALIEQVADLDDEFAELLLGGYGENFDAVPPAKLQEAVRRVTLARKGVPVLCGSSLRNKGVQPLLDAITAYLPAPNERHHDLVRWYQDDLCALAFKVVHDKQRGPLVFVRIYSGTMKPQSAVLNINRNNTERMSRLLLPFADQHVEISSLTAGNIALCVGLKQTVTGDTIVSSKASAAAAVRRAQKEGEGERKRGGEQASLVLAGVEVPEPVFFCSIEPPTMSKQADLENALTCLQREDPSLKVRVDPDSGQTVLCGMGELHIEILHDRIRREYGIETHLGPLQVAYRETILQSVATTDMLDRTVGERRHMVTVSVAVCPIMDDDSSSLTSCEITYDEEVEEQLSPDVRDAVENGVNSSYLQGPLLGYPVQGVSTMIQSVSMEPGTSLAMLSACVSRCMLKALRQAGGQVLEPVMSLEVTVGEEHLSSVLGDLAQRRGAIRDIQSRHDSKVLLATAPLAEMMGYSTALRTLTSGNATFSLQLDIYEAMNPQHQNALLNKMAGLA, from the exons ATGCGACTTCGGGCTGTCCTGGGAATAGGCATTGGGACGTTCAGTGTCCTGGTTGGGGGG GGTAAAGGTTTACTGAAGAATGGACCACAGACGTGCAGGTGGAGATTACAAGGAAGAAAACAGTACAGCTTTTTGCCAG ATGATGTCAAATCCCCACGAGCTGTGGTCAATCCAGATATATCGAA AATCCGGAACATTGGCATCATGGCACACATAGATGCAGGGAAGACCACCACCACAGAGAGAATGCTGTATTACTCTGGATACACAAGGGCCTTGGGAG ACGTTGATGATGGGGACACTGTGACAGACTTCATGGATCAGGAGAGGGAGCGGGGAATCACCATACAGTCTGCTGCAGTCACCTTCGACTGGAAAAAGCACAGGATCAACCTCATAGATACGCCAG GACATGTTGACTTTACTCTGGAGGTGGAGCGAGCCCTGCGTGTGTTGGATGGGGCGGTGGCTGTGTTTGATGCCTCTGCTGGCGTTGAG GCTCAGACTCTGACAGTGTGGCGGCAGGCTGAGAAACATCATGTACCCTGTATCTGTTTCCTGAACAAGATGGACAAGCCTGGGGCCAG TTTACACTTTTCCATTGAGAGCATAAAGAAGAAACTGAAAGCCAATCCTGTGCTCCTCCAG ATTCCAATTGGCAGCGGGAAGAGCTTCACAGGATTGATTGACTTGATTACCAACCAGCAAATGACGTGGCGGGTGAAATCCAGAGCAGAGGATGGCCGTGTCTTTGAGACCAAGTCCCTCAGCCAATCAGATGACCCAGAACTTCTTCAGGACGCTATGGAGGCCAGAGCAGCTCTGATAGAACAG GTTGCTGATCTGGATGATGAGTTTGCAGAGCTGTTACTTGGAGGTTACGGTGAAAATTTTGATGCGGTACCTCCTGCCAAA CTCCAGGAGGCAGTGCGGAGGGTGACTCTGGCACGTAAAGGAGTCCCAGTGCTCTGTGGGAGCTCTCTGAGGAACAAAGGTGTTCAGCCTCTCCTGGACGCCATCACAGCCTACCTCCCTGCCCCCAACGAGAGGCACCACGACCTAGT GCGTTGGTACCAGGATGACCTGTGTGCCCTGGCCTTCAAGGTGGTGCATGACAAGCAGCGAGGTCCTCTGGTGTTTGTGAGGATCTACTCTGGGACCATGAAGccccagtctgctgtcctcaACATCAACAGGAACAACAC AGAGAGGATGAGTCGGCTGCTGCTGCCATTTGCTGACCAGCATGTGGAGATATCTTCTCTGACTGCAGGAAACATTGCACTCTGTGTGGGCCTCAAGCAG acagtgACAGGGGACACTATTGTGTCCTCCAAGGCCTCGGCAGCGGCCGCGGTCCGGCGGGCccagaaggagggggagggggagaggaagaggggtggAGAGCAGGCCAGTCTGGTGCTGGCTGGAGTGGAGGTCCCCGAGCCTGTCTTCTTCTGCTCCATAGAACCCCCCACTATGTCTAAACAGGCAG ATCTGGAGAATGCCCTGACATGCCTCCAGAGAGAAGACCCTAGCCTGAAGGTCAGGGTAGATCCAGACTCTGGACAG ACCGTTCTGTGTGGAATGGGAGAGCTGCACATTGAGATCCTCCATGATCGGATCAGGAGAGAGTACGGCATCGAGACCCACCTGGGACCTCTACAGGTGGCCTACAGGGAGACCATCCTCCAATCAGTGGCCACCACAG ACATGCTGGACCGTACGGTTGGGGAGAGGAGACACATGGTGACTGTGAGCGTGGCCGTCTGCCCCATCATGGACGACGACTCCTCCTCGCTCACTTCCTGTGAAATCACCTACGATGAGGAAGTGGAGGAGCAGCTGTCCCCTGATGTCAGGGACGCCGTGGAGAACGGAGTAAACAGCTCTTATCTCCAAG GTCCGTTGCTTGGTTACCCGGTCCAGGGCGTGTCCACTATGATCCAGAGTGTGAGCATGGAGCCGGGGACGTCTCTAGCTATGTTGTCTGCCTGCGTGTCCCGCTGTATGCTCAAG GCTCTGAGGCAGGCGGGGGGGCAGGTGCTGGAGCCTGTGATGTCCCTTGAGGTGACGGTGGGGGAGGAGCACCTGAGCTCTGTGCTGGGTGACCTGGCTCAGAGACGAGGGGCCATCCGGGACATCCAGAGTCGCCATGACAGCAAGGTGCTGCTGGCCACCGCGCCCCTGGCTGAGATGATG GGCTACTCCACAGCCCTGCGAACTCTGACCTCTGGCAACGCCACCTTCTCCCTCCAGCTGGACATCTATGAGGCCATGAATCCCCAACACCAGAATGCCCTGCTCAACAAGATGGCTGGCCTTGCCTGA